A portion of the Lolium rigidum isolate FL_2022 chromosome 1, APGP_CSIRO_Lrig_0.1, whole genome shotgun sequence genome contains these proteins:
- the LOC124685047 gene encoding RNA-binding protein involved in heterochromatin assembly dri1-like, translating into MNTQRKPGDWNCYSCQHLNFGRRDFCQRCRATRSDLQLGDGREIGGVLTSLDVRPGDWYCNCGYHNFASRSSCLKCGTIVRDFPAGQGGAGAAESGGVRAGWKTGDWICTRPGCNVHNFASRVECFRCNALREAGTGK; encoded by the exons ATGAACACCCAGAGGAAGCCTGGAGACTGGAACTGCTACTCCTGCCAGCACCTCAACTTTGGCCGGCGTGACTTCTGCCAGCGCTGCCGTGCCACACGCTCAGATCTGCAGCTCGGAGACGGCCGCGAGATAGGTGGTGTACTGACCTCCCTGGACGTTCGCCCTGGTGACTGGTACTGCAACTGCGGCTATCACAACTTTGCCAGCCGCTCAAGCTGTCTCAAGTGCGGAACCATCGTGAGGGACTTCCCAGCAGGCCAAGGTGGCGCTGGTGCTGCTGAgagtggtggagttcgtgctgggTGGAAAACGGGCGATTGGATATGCACAAG GCCTGGTTGTAATGTGCACAACTTTGCGAGTAGGGTTGAGTGCTTCAGGTGCAATGCACTTAGggaagcag GCACCGGGAAGTAA
- the LOC124669169 gene encoding nudix hydrolase 19, chloroplastic, translating to MSIHLRAHAFAANPLRGLAGSPSAVSSSAAADALRSLLDGADAAAHNHLSQVLPFRRGRPLAHSPDPPAPSSSSSPAPPQAWRLAWLPPSRVPGVPPDVFVFLGSHGGAGDGKEAAAYWAVDVSEVEGARFGGAGEGSAFVDLRTLMVAADWRDKDAMGELAIAGHARALLEWHNTAKFCGACGAKAVPTEAGTRKQCSNESCKKRIYPRVDPVVIMLVIDKENDRALLSRQSRFVPRMWSCLAGFIEPGESLEEAVRRETLEETGIEVGQVIYHSSQPWPVGPNTMPCQLMVGFFAYAKSLEISVDKKELEDAQWHSREDVKRALTFAEYEKAQRSNALKVNQICKGVERGQTISSDLSVESEEPAPMFVPGPFAIAHHLISSWAFEGAPKVPSSFSNL from the exons ATGTCCATCCACCTCCGCGCCCACGCCTTCGCGGCCAACCCGCTGCGCGGCCTCGCCGGCTCTCCctccgccgtctcctcctccgctgccgccgACGCCCTCCGCTCCCTCCTCGACGGCGCCGATGCGGCGGCCCACAACCACCTCTCCCAGGTCCTCCCGTTCCGCCGAGGCCGGCCCCTCGCGCACTCCCCGGACCCTCctgctccctcctcctcctcctcccccgcgcCACCGCAGGCCTGGCGCCTTGCGTGGCTCCCGCCCTCGCGCGTGCCTGGCGTCCCCCCGGATGTCTTCGTGTTCCTAGGCTCCCACGGCGGCGCAGGGGACGGCAAGGAGGCCGCCGCGTACTGGGCCGTCGACGTCAGCGAGGTCGAGGGCGCCAGGTTCGGCGGCGCGGGGGAGGGGTCGGCGTTCGTGGACTTGAGGACGCTCATGGTGGCCGCGGACTGGAGGGACAAGGACGCCATGGGGGAGCTCGCCATCGCCGGCCAT GCTCGGGCACTGCTAGAATGGCACAACACGGCGAAATTCTGTGGAGCGTGTGGAGCAAAGGCAGTTCCTACTGAAGCTGGGACGCGGAAGCAGTGCAGCAATGAATCCTGCAAGAAGAGGATATACCCTCGAGTTGATCCG GTTGTGATTATGTTGGTCATTGACAAAGAAAATGATCGTGCTCTGCTCAGCCGTCAGTCAAGATTCGTACCACGAATGTGGAGCTGTCTTGCTGGTTTTATTGAG CCAGGGGAAAGCTTGGAAGAGGCAGTGAGAAGGGAAACATTAGAAGAAACTGGGATTGAAGTTGGGCAAGTCATTTACCACAGTTCTCAACCATGGCCTG ttgggccaaatactatgccatgccAGCTGATGGTGGGTTTCTTTGCTTACGCTAAATCATTGGAGATTAGTGTTGATAAAAAGGAGCTTGAAG ACGCCCAGTGGCACAGCCGTGAAGATGTGAAGAGAGCGCTAACATTTGCAGAATATGAGAAAGCTCAGAGATCAAATGCGCTCAAAGTCAATCAAATATGCAAGGGTGTCGAGAGAGGGCAGACCATCTCTTCCGACCTCAGTGTGGAAAGCGAGGAACCTGCTCCGATGTTTGTACCCGGGCCCTTTGCCATCGCTCATCACCTCATATCATCGTGGGCATTCGAGGGAGCTCCGAAGGTGCCCAGCTCCTTCTCCAACCTATGA